A single genomic interval of Oceanithermus profundus DSM 14977 harbors:
- a CDS encoding response regulator transcription factor, with amino-acid sequence MARVLLVEDEPSLRFALAHGLRQAGFSVLDAADAREGWARLDEAEVVVLDRMLPDEDGLNFLARLRRTPRYERMPVLMLTARASERDRVEGLLGGADDYLTKPFSTAELAARLVALLRRSRGAEVLRRGELVVDTERGRVTLGGREVGLTRREFDLLAFLARDPGRVYDRETLLERVWGPDFLGTLRTVDQHVAQLREKLGGRWIETVRGKGYRFTEAP; translated from the coding sequence ATGGCCCGGGTGTTGCTGGTCGAAGACGAGCCCAGCCTGCGCTTTGCCCTGGCGCACGGGCTCCGCCAGGCGGGGTTCAGCGTCCTCGACGCCGCCGACGCCCGCGAGGGCTGGGCGCGGCTCGACGAGGCCGAGGTGGTCGTCCTCGACCGGATGCTGCCCGACGAGGATGGCCTGAACTTCCTGGCGCGCCTCCGCCGCACGCCCCGATACGAGCGGATGCCGGTGTTGATGTTGACGGCGCGCGCCAGCGAACGCGACCGCGTGGAGGGGCTGCTGGGAGGCGCCGACGACTACCTGACCAAACCCTTCTCCACCGCCGAGCTGGCGGCCCGGTTGGTGGCGCTGCTGCGCCGCAGCCGCGGCGCGGAGGTCCTGCGGCGCGGGGAACTGGTCGTGGACACGGAGCGCGGCCGGGTGACGCTTGGGGGGCGCGAGGTGGGCCTGACGCGGCGCGAGTTCGATCTGCTCGCTTTCCTGGCGCGGGATCCGGGCCGGGTTTACGACCGGGAGACGCTGCTCGAGCGGGTCTGGGGTCCCGACTTCCTGGGCACCCTGCGCACGGTGGACCAGCACGTGGCCCAGCTGCGGGAGAAACTGGGGGGGCGTTGGATCGAGACAGTGCGCGGCAAGGGCTACCGCTTCACGGAGGCCCCATGA